One genomic region from Heterodontus francisci isolate sHetFra1 chromosome 39, sHetFra1.hap1, whole genome shotgun sequence encodes:
- the LOC137352928 gene encoding large ribosomal subunit protein mL50-like, translating to MAAQRLVVRLRPGVGPRGPWVTAVPARRQSGAAEEPRDPILSAPPIRSRKYSPPPQLEEVVRAAVERATGLCAAGDWRGAQLGEGERFHLLRELAQVLSHPVPNSQLHQMRSPGDLLHFYQQPTEPDPFVFQELTRSVLPTNLRVNWGYERSRGGGGDGSNPGQNAAREGSGI from the exons ATGGCGGCGCAGCGTCTGGTTGTGAGGCTGAGGCCGGGAGTCGGTCCCCGGGGCCCGTGGGTGACTGCGGTCCCCGCTCGCCGGCAGTCTGGGGCTGCGGAAGAGCCGAGG GACCCCATTTTGTCCGCTCCACCCATCAGGAGCCGGAAATACTCTCCCCCACCTCAGCTGGAAGAAGTCGTGCGGGCGGCAGTGGAACGAGCCACGGGTTTGTGCGCTGCCGGTGACTGGCGGGGGGCTCAGCTGGGGGAGGGCGAGAGGTTCCACCTCCTCCGTGAGCTGGCGCAGGTGCTGAGCCACCCGGTTCCCAACTCCCAGCTTCACCAGATGAGGAGCCCGGGCGACCTCCTGCACTTTTACCAGCAGCCGACCGAGCCAGACCCCTTCGTCTTCCAGGAGCTCACCCGCTCAGTGCTGCCCACAAATCTCCGCGTCAACTGGGGCTACGAGAGGagcagaggaggaggtggagacggGTCAAATCCAGGCCAAAATGCGGCTCGGGAGGGGTCTGGCATCTGA
- the LOC137352927 gene encoding V-set and immunoglobulin domain-containing protein 10-like encodes MAIFRSVLFLLLTNLELASTLIIFESPIDTILGNSVYLWVMQEPWGNFSIIWTVNSTTLIVKAEGGDVTYSAPYEDRAKLFTNNATLRLDNATLKDSGVYKVELVNTTIGVQSTAEITLRVHRPPLGQIMCDAEDRENQLNLSCSWVAGLPQTAIELNVGSISLTGSNRPHYTIEKKDINPSMELQCTGQHLNASQTCRLVLDEPQFSALSNPRLKVAPNASVTLQVSLTKRLRYSATELLPV; translated from the exons ATGGCGATTTTCCGGTCCGTTTTATTCCTCCTGTTAACTAATCTGG AATTAGCTTCAACGCTCATCATTTTTGAGAGCCCCATTGACACCATTCTGGGAAACTCCGTGTATCTTTGGGTCATGCAGGAGCCCTGGGGAAATTTTTCTATAATTTGGACAGTCAATTCCACCACCTTAATCGTGAAAGCAGAGGGAGGTGATGTAACGTACTCAGCGCCATATGAAGACCGAGCAAAACTTTTCACCAACAATGCAACTTTACGTCTGGATAATGCGACACTGAAAGATTCCGGGGTCTATAAAGTCGAATTGGTCAACACAACCATCGGAGTTCAATCAACTGCGGAAATCACACTCCGAGTGCACA GGCCACCTTTAGGACAGATCATGTGTGACGCTGAAGACAGAGAAAACCAATTGAACTTGTCCTGCTCGTGGGTAGCTGGGCTACCTCAAACTGCCATTGAGCTGAATGTTGGCTCGATCTCTCTAACTGGATCAAACAGGCCACATTACACCATTGAAAAGAAAGATATCAACCCATCAATGGAGCTACAGTGCACAGGACAGCACCTGAACGCCTCACAGACATGTAGATTGGTTTTAG ATGAACCGCAGTTCTCTGCGCTCTCCAATCCGCGATTGAAAGTGGCTCCGAATGCAAGCGTCACCTTACAAGTCTCCTTGACCAAGAGGCTGCGATACTCAGCGACAGAACTATTACCGGTGTAA